The Candidatus Methylomirabilota bacterium genome includes the window CCCGCTCCCGGTTCATTTGCCCAGGTGGCTTGGCCAACGTCAACGGCACGCTCTTCTTCTACGCGGCCATCCCTGACAGCCACGCGCGGCGAGCGACGCCTCGGCCGCCGGGACCAGGCCCACGGCGCGCGCACCCCGGGTGTTTCCTGCCAGGCTGGGTCTCGTTGTGGAAGAGCGACGGGACCGCGGCCAGCACCGTCCGCGTCAAGGGCGGAATCGGGGCCCATTTTGGCGCGTACAATCTGACCAACGTCAATGGCACGCTCTTCTTCGTAGGCGACGACTTCCCAGGGGGGTTCTCCAACCCCGAGCTGTGGAAGAGCGACGGGACCGCAGCGGGTACCGTCCGCGTCAAGGACATCTGGCCGGGGTTGTCTCGCGGCTCGAACCCGGCCTTCCTGACCAACGTCAACGGCACGCTCTTCTTCACGGCCGACGACGGGCGTAGGTCGTGGCGTGGCCACCGCGGGCCGTGGAAGAGCGACGGGGCCGCGGCCGGCACCGTTCTTGTCAAGGACATCGATCCGCGGGGCGACCCGAGCCCGCGATGGCTGACCAACGTCGACGGCACGCTCTTCTTCACGGCCGACGACGGGCGCAGCGGATTCGAGCTGTGGAAGAGCGACGGGACGGCGGCCGGCACCATCCGCGTCACAGGCATGGGGCCCCGCACCTCGAACCCGGCCTTCTTGACCAACGTCAACGGCACGCTCTTCTTCGCGGCGACGACCGACGGCCTGTGGGGGCCGCAGCTGTGGGCGGTCTTCCCCCACGACCGCCTCGTCACGGGCGCCGGAGGCGCCCCGCCCCAGGTTCGCGCCTTCGACGCCCGCTCGGGCGCCGAGACCGGGAGCGTCCTGCCTTTCCCCGCCGCGTTCGGAGGCGGCGTGCGCGTCGCTGCAGCCGACCTGACGGGCGACGGCCTCCCGGACCTGATCGTGGGGGCCGGCCCCGGGGCGACGCCCCAGGTGCGCGTCCTGGACGGCGCGACCGGCGCCTCCCTCCGGAGCTTCCTGCCCTACCCGCCGAGCTTCCGCGGCGGCGTCTTCGTCGCGGTAGGCGACGTCACCGGCGACGGCGTCCCCGACATCGCGACGGGCCCGGGACCGGGCATGGAACCCCTGGTGCGCGTCTTCGACGGCCGGACCGGCGCGCCGCTGCGGAGCTTCCTGGCCTATGCCTCGAGCTTCCGTGGCGGTGTCACCGTCGCGGCCGGGGACGTGACCGGCGACGGCCGCGCCGAACTCGTGACCGGCGTGGCGTCGGCCGGCCCGCCCGAGGTCCGCGTCTTCGATGGCCGCACCGGCACCCTCCGCCGCCGCTTCCTGGCCTACGCCCCGACCTTCCTCGGCGGCGTCTTCGTCGCGGCGGGGGACGTGACCGGCGACGGCCGCGCCGACCTCGTGACGGGACCGGGCCCGGGGATGCTCCCCGAGGTGCGCGTCTTCGACGGCCGGACCGGCGCCCTGCGGCGGCGCTTCCTGGCCTTCGACCCGGGGTTCCTCGGCGGTGTCCGGGTCGGCGTCGCCTTCGTCACCCGCGACGGCAAGGCTGACCTCCTCGCCGCCGCCGGCCCCGGCGCGCTCCCGCAGGTCGACCTCTTCGATGGCGCCACCGGCGCCCGGCTGGGCAGCTTCCTGCCCTACCCTGCGGAGTTCCGCGCCGGCGTCTTCGTCGCCGGCAGCGTCCGGTAGGGCGCCCTTCGCTCAATGGGTGAAGCGGGAAAGCTTCCCATCGACCAGATTCGCGTGCAGATGACCACGCAATGGCCCCAAGAGGTCATTGCGTGCCGGACATTGCTCGGCCCGGAGATTCCAAGGGCCCAGTCCCGAACGTTCCAACCAACTGGACGTGGTACTCGACGCCCCCGGGTCTCGGTGGAGCTGGATGAACTGGAAGAAGACGAGAGCTGCCCCCCGAGTAACGGATGGCCCGTGACGGATGGTCCGGGGCCGTCGTGGCGCTCGTCCGGGACAGGCGGGCACCGGGCACGGCGGCGCGTCGAGGAACGGTCAGGACCGCCGGCGGCGACGAGGTCGGGAGGCGACCCATGGCGAATGCGGAGGAAGGACGGTCTCGCGTGATCTTCATCGTCCGCCTGGACCGGGACGCCCTCGGGCGGGTGACCGGCGTGGTCGAGCGGGTGCGGACCGGTGAGAAGGCCCGAGTCGACACGCTGGCGGACGTAGTCCCGGTCCTCACGGCAATGCTGGCCCGCGACGAGCCCGAGCCGGCATGCTGATGGCGGACGACGCCGGATCAAGCGAGGCCGGCGAGGGCGCGCTCCGTCCGGGCCCGCCAGAGATCCATCGCCACGGCGGCGAAGAGGTCGCGGGCCGCGGCGAGGTCGACCACCGCCGGCTCGCGCGCCGGCCCGTCCATGCTGTCGGCGGACGGCGCCGGCCCCCTGGGGCGTCAGGCCGAGCGCATGTCCGGGCCGGGGCGACGAAAGATGAAAAGTGCTTTGAACTTCGGCTCTCGCTCTGAGCCTCGGGGTCCCGATCGGGGCGTTCGTGGGGGCTCCG containing:
- a CDS encoding ELWxxDGT repeat protein, with protein sequence TTLLIGLLLADLGAWPGGARAAPPTAELIKAFGFYDSLAQLTNVNGTLFFAANDLDSGTELWKSDGTAAGTVRVRDIWPGLSRGSNPAFLTNVNGTLFFTADDGSSGRELWKSDGTAAGTVRIKDINPGAGSSNPEDLTDVNGTLFFTATDGRSGRELWRSNGTAAGTIRVTDINPGAGSSDPSSLTNVNGTLFFAGFDWTNGSQLWKSDGTRAGTIRVGSRSRFICPGGLANVNGTLFFYAAIPDSHARRATPRPPGPGPRRAHPGCFLPGWVSLWKSDGTAASTVRVKGGIGAHFGAYNLTNVNGTLFFVGDDFPGGFSNPELWKSDGTAAGTVRVKDIWPGLSRGSNPAFLTNVNGTLFFTADDGRRSWRGHRGPWKSDGAAAGTVLVKDIDPRGDPSPRWLTNVDGTLFFTADDGRSGFELWKSDGTAAGTIRVTGMGPRTSNPAFLTNVNGTLFFAATTDGLWGPQLWAVFPHDRLVTGAGGAPPQVRAFDARSGAETGSVLPFPAAFGGGVRVAAADLTGDGLPDLIVGAGPGATPQVRVLDGATGASLRSFLPYPPSFRGGVFVAVGDVTGDGVPDIATGPGPGMEPLVRVFDGRTGAPLRSFLAYASSFRGGVTVAAGDVTGDGRAELVTGVASAGPPEVRVFDGRTGTLRRRFLAYAPTFLGGVFVAAGDVTGDGRADLVTGPGPGMLPEVRVFDGRTGALRRRFLAFDPGFLGGVRVGVAFVTRDGKADLLAAAGPGALPQVDLFDGATGARLGSFLPYPAEFRAGVFVAGSVR